TCGGTGAGGCGGGGCGCGGCGTGGTGATGGCCAACCGCGGCGCGCTTGAACGTACCCTGAAGGGGCTGGACAGGCTGCTACTGGCGAAGTAAGTGCTTACTTCGTTTGCAGGGCCATCAGGCCGGTGTCAGGCGCTCCACGCCCTGGGCGGTGCCGAGCAGCAGCACATCGGCGCCGCGGGCGGCGAACAGGCCGTTGGTCACCACGCCGACAATGGCGTTGAGGCGCGCTTCCATGGCCAGCGGGTCGTCGATCATGAAATCAAAGCAGTCGATGATCTGGTTGCCGTTGTCGGTGACCACCCCCTCGCGGTAGACCGGGTCGGCACCCAACTTGACCAGCTCCCGGGCCACATAGGAGCGGGCCATGGGAATCACCTCCACCGGCAGCGGGAAGGCGCCGAGGCGCTCGACCCGCTTGGAGGCGTCGGCGATGCAGATGAACTTCTCGGCACAGGCGGCCACCACCTTCTCGCGGGTCAGGGCCGCGCCCCCGCCCTTGATCATATGCAAGTGAGCGTTCACTTCGTCGGCACCGTCGATGTAGAAGGGCACCGTGCCCACGGAGTTGAGCTCGAACACCTCGATGCCGTGGCCGCGCAGCCGCTCGGCGCTGGCCTCGGAGCTGGCCACGGCGCCGGCGAAGTCGTGGCGCAGCTCGGCCAGGCGGTCGATGAAGCGGTTGGCGGTGGAGCCGGTACCGATGCCGAGCACGGTGTCGCGATGCAGCTGGGGGCGAACCTCGGCGATGGCGGCCGCGGCGACGGCGTCCTTGAGCTGGTCTTGGGATAGGCCGGCCTGGGTCATGGGGCACTCTCCTTGGGTGTCGTGAATCGGCGGGATGGATGGGAAGGCGATGGGGCGACATTATAGGCCAGCGGGGACCGCGTGCCGATGCAGCTCGATCCAGCCTCGAGACTGCTCCCTGCGCCACTGGCTGGACGCCAAGGCTGCCGGAATGCTACCAATAGGGGTTGCCTCGCAGCGCAGCATGCGCGCTGCGTCCTCTCGCGTCACGCCTCTGGGATATCAGGATGCTCGAAGCTACCGTCAAGAAGATTCTCCAGGCCCGGGTCTATGAAGCCGCTCGGGAAACGCCGATCTCGCCGGCCCCCTTCCTCTCCCGTCGCTTCAACAACACCATTCTGATCAAGCGCGAGGACCTGCAGCCGGTCTACTCCTTCAAGATTCGCGGCGCCTACAACAAGATGGCCCAGCTCAGCGAGGCGCAGAAGGCCAAGGGCGTGATCGCAGCGTCCGCCGGCAACCACGCCCAGGGCCTGGCGATGGCGGCGAAGCAGATGGGCGTCAAGGCGATCATCGTGATGCCGCGCATTACCCCCGAGATCAAGGTGGCTGCGGTGCGTGCCCGGGGTGCCAAGGTGGTGCTCAAGGGCGACGCCTTCGCCGAGGCCGCCGCGCATGCCCAGACGCTGATCGAGGAGCGCGGCTACACCTATATCCCGCCCTTCGACGATATCGACGTGGTGGCGGGCCAGGGCACCATCGCCGTGGAGATCCTGCGTCAGCACGGCGGCCCGCTGGACGCCATCTTCGTGCCGGTGGGCGGCGGCGGCCTGATCGCCGGCGTGGCCGCCTACGTCAAGTACCTGCGCCCGGATATCAAGGTGATCGGCGTCGAGGCCGAGGACAGCGCCTGCTTCAAGGCGGCACTGGAGTCGGGCAAGCGGGTCACCCTTGATCAGGTGGGGGTGTTCGCCGAGGGAGTCGCCGTGGCTCAGGTCGGCAAGGTGCCCTTCGATATCGCCCGGGACCTGGTCGACGAGGTCATCACCGTCAATACCGACGAGATGTGTGCGGCGGTGAAGGACATCTTCGAGGACACCCGGGCGGTCTCCGAGACTTCCGGCGCGCTCTCCCTGGCCGGCCTCAAGAAGTATATCCAGCAGACCGGTGCCGAGGGGCAGACCCTGCTGTGCATCAATTCCGGGGCCAATACCAACTTCGACCGCCTGCAGCATATCGCCGAGCGCACCGAACTCGGCGAGCAGCGCGAGGCGATCCTCGCCGTGACCATCCCCGAGCGGCCGGGGAGCTTCAAGAAGTTCTGTCGCACCATCGGCAAGCGCATGGTCACCGAGTTCAACTACCGCTACGCCGACCCCGACAACGCCCATATCTTCGTCGGGGTGCAGGTGAAACCCGGTGGCGAGGACCGCCAGGCGGTGATCGACAGGCTACGCGAGGCGGGCTATCCGGTGGAGGACCTTACCGACAACGAGCTGGCCAAGCTGCATATCCGCCACCTGGGTGGCGGTCGTCCCAAGCAGCAGTTCGACGAGGAGGTCTACCGCTTCGAGTTCCCGGAGCGTCCCGGAGCGCTGATGAACTTCCTTACCAACCTGCCCCATGACTGGAACATCTCGCTGTTCCACTACCGCAACCATGGCGCCGCCTACGGCCGTGTGCTGGTGGGCATGCAGGTGCCCAATGGCGACCGCTCCCATGTGGAGGAGTACTTCGACGCCATCGGCTACCGCTACTGGAAGGAGTCGGACAACCCCGCCTATCGGCTGTTCATGGCCTGAAGCCTCTGCGAAGGCGCGGGTAAGCGCTGACTCGCGCCGGGAGGCTTGTCACCCGGCGGTTTCACGGCATGAACGTTGAGGCTCGGCGGTTGTCTTGGCGGCAGAGTCGGCCTATAGTCTGCGGCGTTGAATTTCTCATTACCCGGAGTCGACGATGAAGCGCAAGCCCGATGTGGTCATGGCCCTGGTGCTGCTGTTCGGTGTTGGTGTCGTGGCAACCGGTTATGCCCAGGCCCTGGTAGGAAACTGAACGCGAATTGCCGACCCCTGGCTGCAAGCAACGGGCCGATGCCAACTGGCATCGGCCCGTTCGTATTCTGGTCTCAAGGC
The Halomonas sp. H10-9-1 DNA segment above includes these coding regions:
- the rpiA gene encoding ribose-5-phosphate isomerase RpiA, translating into MTQAGLSQDQLKDAVAAAAIAEVRPQLHRDTVLGIGTGSTANRFIDRLAELRHDFAGAVASSEASAERLRGHGIEVFELNSVGTVPFYIDGADEVNAHLHMIKGGGAALTREKVVAACAEKFICIADASKRVERLGAFPLPVEVIPMARSYVARELVKLGADPVYREGVVTDNGNQIIDCFDFMIDDPLAMEARLNAIVGVVTNGLFAARGADVLLLGTAQGVERLTPA
- the ilvA gene encoding threonine ammonia-lyase, biosynthetic; amino-acid sequence: MLEATVKKILQARVYEAARETPISPAPFLSRRFNNTILIKREDLQPVYSFKIRGAYNKMAQLSEAQKAKGVIAASAGNHAQGLAMAAKQMGVKAIIVMPRITPEIKVAAVRARGAKVVLKGDAFAEAAAHAQTLIEERGYTYIPPFDDIDVVAGQGTIAVEILRQHGGPLDAIFVPVGGGGLIAGVAAYVKYLRPDIKVIGVEAEDSACFKAALESGKRVTLDQVGVFAEGVAVAQVGKVPFDIARDLVDEVITVNTDEMCAAVKDIFEDTRAVSETSGALSLAGLKKYIQQTGAEGQTLLCINSGANTNFDRLQHIAERTELGEQREAILAVTIPERPGSFKKFCRTIGKRMVTEFNYRYADPDNAHIFVGVQVKPGGEDRQAVIDRLREAGYPVEDLTDNELAKLHIRHLGGGRPKQQFDEEVYRFEFPERPGALMNFLTNLPHDWNISLFHYRNHGAAYGRVLVGMQVPNGDRSHVEEYFDAIGYRYWKESDNPAYRLFMA